A stretch of Geotrypetes seraphini chromosome 2, aGeoSer1.1, whole genome shotgun sequence DNA encodes these proteins:
- the LOC117355038 gene encoding gastrula zinc finger protein XlCGF49.1-like, which translates to MGVKPFTCTECAKSFNQRTTLTKHKKIHAGVKPFSCSKCGKSFNQKEYLKAHQIIHTGQKPFSCSECGKNFTVKAKLTTHQRSHTGQASEDTRKFTLE; encoded by the coding sequence ATGGGagtgaagccatttacatgtactgagtgtgctAAAAGCTTTAATCAGAGGACAACATTGACCAAACACAAGAAAATCCACGCTGGAGTGAAGCCATTTTCATGTTCcaagtgtggtaaaagctttaatcagaAAGAGTATCTCAAAGCACACCAGATCATCCATACAGGACAAAAGCCATTTTCATGTTCTGAGTGTGGTAAAAACTTTACTGTGAAAGCAAAACTCACAACACACCAGAGAAGTCACACTGGACAGGCCTCAGAAGACACCAGAAAATTCACACTGgagtga